The genomic interval ATATGAGGATGAACAGGTATTTTTGACAGATCAAAATAATCTATTTTTAAAAGAAGGACTCGAAGGAGAGCAAAAGCTTTGCGAGGTGTCTGCCGATGCTGTGGAAGACAAAGTTGCAGAACTGAAAAATGTGTTTGCTGATTTGGAGCAGCGTATCCATGAGTCGTTAGAGAAAGAATCACTCACTGGAGATGATATTGCAGGATTAAGAGAAGACGTTAAAACCACAGTAGCCATTGGCAATTTTAATAAACTTATGGATAAGATTGAAGATTATGAGAGTGATCTCGATGAGTCCGATGCTGCTGAGAAAGAAATAGCAAATTCAGAGGCTGAGCCTGAAGAAAAGCCAGAAGCAGAACAGGAGGATACAGCAGCTGAAAATACAGATGAAGGATCTAAACCCCCCGAGTCATCAGAGACTGAGAATGATGAAGAACCTCAGGATGATGGGTCTGGTGAGTCTCCAGATCATCAGGAAGCAACTTCTGAAACTGAAGAGGATTCTTCAGATGATGACTCTCTTGATTACTATCGTGAAATTGTTGACAAAGCCCAGGATCTTTCAAAGCAGTCGGATTGGTCCTATGTGTCGGCGGAGCTGGATGAGCTGAGCAGAAAATGGTCTGATGGGCCGGATGTAGAGTCTGATGAGGTAAAAAAGCTGTTTGAAAAATTCAATAAAGCCGTTGATACTTTTGAGGATCGCAGGGAAGAACATTACGAGCAGCAGGAAAAAAAGCGCCAGCAAAATCTGGAGAAGAAGAAAAAACTACTTAAAGAATTTGAAGGCATCGTCTCCAACGAAACATGGACAGCCACACGGCGTGTTAGCCAAATGAAGAGCCAGTGGAATAGTATCGGACAGCTGCCATCAGATAAAGGAGAAGGCCTTGATGAACGGTTTGAAGAGCTTGTCGATACTTTTGACGATCACAAAGTGGATCGGTTGGTACAAAAGCGCCAGCAAGAGGAAGACAACCTGATGGGTAAGTTGACGGTGCTGGAAAAGATGGAACGGGTTGCTGAGAATATTAATCATGAGACCACTGAGTGGGAAGAAATTGCTGAAAAATTTGAGGATCTCACCAAACAGTGGAAAGAAATAGGAAAGGTTCCACGCGAGAAATCCGATGAGGTTTGGGAACGTTATAAAAAAGCTCAGGATAACTATTACGACCAGAAGTATAAGTATGATCCTGACCACCAAAGCAAGGTAGATCGTTTTTCACATAAGAAAGAAAAAATTTGTGAAGAAGCAGAGCAGCTTGTAGAAATGGATGATATTGCTACTGCTGCACGGAAGGTTAACAAGCTTCATCACCGATGGAAAAAAGTGGGTAATTTACCACAACGGCTTGAGGATAAGCTTTGGAACCGATTTAAGTCTGCGACAGATGCGTTCAACGAGAAAAAAGCGAATAACCAAGACAAAATTGAGGAGCAGGAAGAAGAGCATTACCAGCAGAAGCTAGAGCTGATTGATAAAGCGAATGCGGTAAAGGATACCGACGACTTTGAAAAAGGGCATTCGAAAATGCAAAGTTTTATGGACCGATGGAAGAAGATAGGTCCTGTACCGCGGAAAAAATCAAACAAGATCTGGAAAAAGTTTAAAGGGGCGATGGATGAGTTTTATGATCGCCGCCGTGAACACTTTAAAGAGGTTGAAGAAGAACGGAAAGAAAATTTAGAGCGTAAGAAAGAACTGCTGGAAAAACTTCATGAGCTCGGTCAGCATGAAGATCCCATTGAAGCTGTTGATATTGCCAAGGAGGTGCAGGAGAAGTTTAAGAATGTGGGATATGTACCCATCGAGAAGAAAAATGAAATGTGGAAGAAATATCGTGAAGCATGTGATGTAATTTACGATCGCATGCGTGCAGCAAAATCGGGAGATAAATTTGACCAGGAATTAGCTAAGGCAAATTTAGATCAGGAAGACCGGAACGAAATACAAAAACTTCGCAAAAAGTATAAGAAACTAAAGAAAGAAGTTCGGAGTTTAGAAAAAGAAGCGATTCGCTATAAGGAGAAGAAAACATATTTTACTCCTAGTGGCGATGGTAATAGCCTGCTTGATGAGGTGGACGAAAAAATAGCATCAGCAGAAGAAAAAATTGAGACTAAAGAAGAGAAGATGGATGAACTTACTAAAAAAATGGATCTCATCCGCAGGGATTCAGGGGATTAGGGTAGTAAAAGCGTTGGCTGACAAAATACTTTAAATGAATATACCATATCAAAATTACCGAAATAATGTATGTCAATAGTGTTCTAAAGAGTGTGCGCTGCTGTCTGAACTGAGACACAATTTTTTAAATGGTTAGCTTCTGATGGGTGAACGAGATGAGCGAATTGCTTTGACATTTTGGGGGGTTCGCGGTTCTACGCCTTGTGCAAATAGTGAGAATATGGAGTACGGGGGTAATACGACCTGTATTCAGCTTCGAATTCCAAAAAGTGATGAAGTTGTTGTTTTAGATAGTGGAACGGGTATTCGTAATCTGGGAAATAAGTTAGTTAAGCATTCGGGAAATATTTCCGGACGTATTTTTATTACTCATCCCCACTGGGATCATATTCAGGGGTTTCCTTTCTTTAAACCTATATATGATTCGGATAATGACTTTACAATTCATATGCCTAAACAGGGCGACATGGGTTGCAAAGAAATATTGTCCGGCCATCTGACAAAAACCTTTTTCCCAGTTACGCTCGAAATGATTGACGCCAATTTGGAATATATTACACAACTTTCAGCCCCTGAAGAGTATGATGGATATACTGTTGAGTTCATGAAAGCAAAACATACCGTTGATACAGCGGCCTATAAGATCCATGTTGATGGCAGTACTATTGTGTTTTGCCCCGACAATGAGCTTAAGGAAGGGACGTCTTTTTTTAACGAATTTAAGTTGTTTTGCCAGGATGCGGATGTGTTAATTCATGATGGTCAATACAATCGCCAGATGTATAAAAACAGGCACGGATGGGGACATTCAGCTTGGGAAATTGTTGCTGATTTTGCACGCAAGGCTGGTGTTCGTAATCTTTTTATCACCCATCATGATCCTGATTCAACAGATTATGAATTGGCAACATTAGATAAGAAACTGCATTCTCAATTTGGTCGTGATTTTGAGTCTATCCAGCTGGCTAAAGAAGGGGCCAAAATTCTTATATAACGGTCGTAAATATATTCAAGTTCATTTCTACGGTTTTAGTTTGTATATGAAAATGTTACGATGAATACATCATAGATTCTCTATTTATTTCCGTTCTTATAAAATAAAAAGGTGCACAATCTGGTTCTTGTGCACCTTTAATTGTAAAGGCCATTTGCAAAACCACACAATCTAAAATTGTCATTGCAAACCCCACGATTTTTGGGGCCTGGATCCGGATATAGTGGAGATTGTCACATTTTGCTCATCCCATCCATTCCATTCGCAATGACACAACGTTTTGCAAAGTCCTGTGTAAACAGAGTATGATTTTAGAGATAAAATCGAACCCCAATGCCACCGTCAACATCGAAGTCGGTAGCGGGTGCTATATTAAAGACTGGGGCAACTTCTAGGAAAAGGCCTATGGGCGAATCTTCGAATAAATAGTTAATCCCGACAGGAATACGAGCACCAATTAATGCGTCATTGTCGGCCAATATCACACGGCCTCCGATACCAAAATATACAGGTAGTGATCCTGAATTAACGTCACTAAAAATATTGTAATTGTGCCACAAGTAATCGCCGTGAATGTTTATTGCATCATATCGCCCCAGCGACCAGGCAAGTCCTAGGTCAAAAGCGTTGTTGCCCCCGGTCCATGATTTTAAGCTAAGCCCCGTAGGTTCTCCGGCAATAAATCCGATGCCTAAATTTTTATCGGCATCTTGGGCATGAGATAGGCTTGTAAATGAAATAGCTAGAAATACAGTTAAAACAGTAGCTGTTAATAATTTTTTCATAAATGAAAGTAATTTATTGGATTTAAAAGTAATAAATCGAAACCTGTATCATTGCTTTATCTAAAGTGGTATAAGGATAAAAAGTTCCAACAAATTTTTGTGTTAAAATATTACTATAATCGGAGTTGAAATCTATTAAAGAGTATTCTGCAAAAACTTTTTTAAATCAAAAATAGTGGAAAATTAATGAGTGTTACGCAAGATGACCTGCTTCTTATTTTTATTAAGAACCCGGAACCCGGTACAGTAAAAACTCGGTTGGCTCGTACCATTGGCGATGGGCCGGCTCTCAAGGTTTACCAAAAGTTGTTGACTATGACTCGGGAAGTGGCAGAAAAAATGCCGTGCCGGCGGCAGATTTGGTATTCAAAATATATTGATGAGAATGACCGCTGGGATTCCAAACAGTTTGAGAAAAAGGTACAACAGGGTGTTAACCTTGGTGAACGCATGCAGTATGCATTCCGGAAAGGTTTTAAATCCGGTGCAGATCGTATCGTAATTATTGGCAGTGACTGTGCAGATTTGCAAAAACATCACTTGGATAATGCCTTCAGAAAACTGCAGGAGTATGATGTTGTTATTGGCCCATCACAAGACGGAGGGTATTATTTGCTGGGGATGCGTGATTATTATCCCATCCTGTTTAAAGATAAGGAATGGAGTACAGGGTCAGTTTATCAGGATACGGTAGAACAGGCAAAGAAGAAGAAAATTAGTCTTGCAGCATTAGCAGAGCTCAATGATATTGATACCGAAAGTGATATGCGAGAGTCGGATGTTAGTTTATACCAAAAATGAATATAAGTGTCATTATCCCTGTCTATAACGAAGAACAAAAGATTGTACAGACGATACAAGCTGTACGTAAGCGGGGCAGAGAACGGATAGGTGAGATTCTCGTAGTAGATGCTGACAGTACAGACCGAACAGTAGAGAGAGCCCAATCTGTGGGTGCTAGCGTTGTTGATGCTTCCCAGAAAGGACGTGCTGCACAGATGAATTATGGAGCACAGCAATCGCAATATGAGATACTGTATTTTTTGCATGGTGATACCCTGCCACCGCCCGGCTTTGCAAAAAAAATTATACATGCATTAAGAAAGGGCATTGATGCAGGTTGTTTCCAGCTGGATTTTGACCGCAACCATTGGTTGCTCAGTTTCTATGGGTGGTGTACACAATTTGATATTAATGCTTTTCGATTTGGGGATCAGAGCCTGTTTGTACATAGGGATGTATTCTTTACTATTAATGGATTTCATGAAGACCACTTAGTAATGGAAGACAATGAAATCGTCCGTCGCATAAAAAAACGTCATGTATTTGCTATTCTTGATGATACAGTGATAACCTCTGCCCGTTCATACCAAAGAGTAGGTATAGTAAAACTACAGCTGGTATTTGTGTTTATCTATCTGTTGTACTTTTTGGGCGTGGAGCAAGAGTATTTGGTTTCGCTCAAACATATTTTTTTAGAATAAAAGCGTGATATTTACGTAAATTTCGAATGATTCATGGTACGATTTTTAACCAAAATTCATTACCTTCAGGTACTTTAAAGAATGGTTAGCATTGTTTAATGTTTTGGTAACATTATGTTAGTTATTTTTACCTTTCTCGAAAATCGTGTTATTCTTTCACGTTATTAAATCACAATTTAAACGAACATATCTATCGATTATGAAAAGATACGCATTTTTACTGGCTGCTATTTTATTGCTTCCGGTTATGGTATTTGCACAAGGTACGACTTCAGGTTCTATAAAAGGGACTGTCGTTGATACTGAGGGTGAACCACTTGCCGGAGCTAATATTGTAGCTGTCCATCAGCCAACTGGTACTCAGTATGGAACGGCAAGTCGTCCCAATGGACGTTATTCATTTAGTAACGTTCGTGTTGGCGGCCCTTATGAAATTCAAGTAACATTTGTAGGTTTCAATGCCACTAAAAAAGAGGTTTCCGGCATTAATCTCGGTGAAACCATTACTGTTAACTTTGAATTAGAAGAAGGGGAAACTGAGCTTGGGGAAGTAACGGTTTCTGCTCAAGCTGATCCTATCTTTAACTCAGATCGTACTGGGGCAAAAACGAATATCTCCAGAGAAGATATTGACCAAACACCAACCCTCTCTCGATCACTTGGAGATTTTACTCGTCTTACCCCGCAGTCTACTGGAGGTGGTAGTATAGGTGGTGCTAGTGATCGTTATAATAATATTTTGGTTGATGGAGCTACGCTGAATGATGTATTCGGTTTGGGCGAAGGAACCCCTGGTAGTCAGGCCGGTGTAAGCTCACCGATTAGTATTGATGCCATCCAGGAATTTAACGTTGATATTGCCCCTTTCGATGTAACTAATAACGGATTTACTGGTGGGCAGGTTAATGCGGTAACTAAAAGTGGAACCAATAAATATACCGGTACGGCTTATTACCAGTTGCGAAATGAAAATTTTGCAGGTGACTATCGACTTCCTGATGGGACCACATCAACTGACTTAGATGAGTTTAGAGAGCAATATTTTGGTTTGAGTGTCGGTGGACCTATTATCGAAGATAAACTCTTCTTCTTTGTAAATGCAGAATTGAAGCGAGAGGTCGCTCCTCTAAGAAGCGGATTGCTAAATAGTGGAGAGCCTAACAGCTTTGATTTTCCTACTTCGACACTTTCTCAAATTCAAAGTATTGCACGTAACAATTATAGTTATGATCCTGGAACATTTGGGGGAACGTTGGACCAGCGGCAAGACAACAATAAGGTGTTAGCCAAGCTCGATTGGAATATTAATCAGGATCATAAGTTAACATTCCGCTATAATTATGTAGATGCCATGGATGAGGAGGGCATAAGCCGAAGTGCTGGCTCATACAGTTTTTCAAATCGCCAATACAACTTTAACAGTACGCAGCATTCATTTGTAACGGAGCTTAATAGTAGTTTTGGTAATAATATGTCTAATACATTCCGGGCAGTTTATACACGTATTCGGGACTCTCGGGATGTTGATGCGGAACCTTTTCCAGAGGTTAGTGTGAGTTTGCCTTTCCCAAACAAAAGTGGATTTGGAAGCATCGATATGGGTATTGACCGATTTTCTCAGGCCAACGCCCTGGATCAAGATCTCATCGAGCTCACAAACACGTTCAAATATATAAAAGGCGATCATGAATTTACGGTCGGTACATCAAACCAAATTTTCATGTTTAAGAACTTGTTTGTGCAAGATGAGTTTGGAACGTATGAATTTAGAAGTATTTCAGACTTCCAAAATGGTAATCCCTTTTCTTATAATTATAGCTATTTATTGCCAAATGGTAATCGCTCGGCCAATTTCACTGGCCTACAGTTAGGCGGGTACGTTCAAGATAAATGGTCGGTTATGGATAACCTTACGGTAACTTATGGTTTGCGTATCGACGTGCCTATTCTGCCCGATAAGCCTACTGCAAATCCTGATGTGGCCAATGCTTTTCCTAACTTCCGCACGGATCGTGTGGCGAGTGGTAATATTCTATGGTCACCGCGCTTAGGCTTTAACTGGCGACCCGACTTGGGCGGCGATGGTACTACGCAAATCCGTGGTGGAGCAGGTATTTTTTCAGGTACACCGCCCTTTGTATGGATTTCTAACCAGTACAGCAATACGGGTGCTGATTACGGCCGGGTAGCTGTTAATGATTATAATTCCAGTGCTTTGACTAATGGGTTCTTTAGTGCTGATCCTAACAATCAGCCTACACCTGGAGGAGGGTCAGGATTATCTCCTGTATCAACAACCGAGGTTAACTTAATTACTGAGGATTTTAAATACCCGCAGTCTCTTAAGTTGAATCTTGCTATT from Fodinibius salinus carries:
- a CDS encoding DUF349 domain-containing protein, encoding MNRTMEDSQQTSEYVYEDEQVFLTDQNNLFLKEGLEGEQKLCEVSADAVEDKVAELKNVFADLEQRIHESLEKESLTGDDIAGLREDVKTTVAIGNFNKLMDKIEDYESDLDESDAAEKEIANSEAEPEEKPEAEQEDTAAENTDEGSKPPESSETENDEEPQDDGSGESPDHQEATSETEEDSSDDDSLDYYREIVDKAQDLSKQSDWSYVSAELDELSRKWSDGPDVESDEVKKLFEKFNKAVDTFEDRREEHYEQQEKKRQQNLEKKKKLLKEFEGIVSNETWTATRRVSQMKSQWNSIGQLPSDKGEGLDERFEELVDTFDDHKVDRLVQKRQQEEDNLMGKLTVLEKMERVAENINHETTEWEEIAEKFEDLTKQWKEIGKVPREKSDEVWERYKKAQDNYYDQKYKYDPDHQSKVDRFSHKKEKICEEAEQLVEMDDIATAARKVNKLHHRWKKVGNLPQRLEDKLWNRFKSATDAFNEKKANNQDKIEEQEEEHYQQKLELIDKANAVKDTDDFEKGHSKMQSFMDRWKKIGPVPRKKSNKIWKKFKGAMDEFYDRRREHFKEVEEERKENLERKKELLEKLHELGQHEDPIEAVDIAKEVQEKFKNVGYVPIEKKNEMWKKYREACDVIYDRMRAAKSGDKFDQELAKANLDQEDRNEIQKLRKKYKKLKKEVRSLEKEAIRYKEKKTYFTPSGDGNSLLDEVDEKIASAEEKIETKEEKMDELTKKMDLIRRDSGD
- a CDS encoding MBL fold metallo-hydrolase, whose translation is MGERDERIALTFWGVRGSTPCANSENMEYGGNTTCIQLRIPKSDEVVVLDSGTGIRNLGNKLVKHSGNISGRIFITHPHWDHIQGFPFFKPIYDSDNDFTIHMPKQGDMGCKEILSGHLTKTFFPVTLEMIDANLEYITQLSAPEEYDGYTVEFMKAKHTVDTAAYKIHVDGSTIVFCPDNELKEGTSFFNEFKLFCQDADVLIHDGQYNRQMYKNRHGWGHSAWEIVADFARKAGVRNLFITHHDPDSTDYELATLDKKLHSQFGRDFESIQLAKEGAKILI
- a CDS encoding TIGR04282 family arsenosugar biosynthesis glycosyltransferase; the protein is MSVTQDDLLLIFIKNPEPGTVKTRLARTIGDGPALKVYQKLLTMTREVAEKMPCRRQIWYSKYIDENDRWDSKQFEKKVQQGVNLGERMQYAFRKGFKSGADRIVIIGSDCADLQKHHLDNAFRKLQEYDVVIGPSQDGGYYLLGMRDYYPILFKDKEWSTGSVYQDTVEQAKKKKISLAALAELNDIDTESDMRESDVSLYQK
- a CDS encoding TIGR04283 family arsenosugar biosynthesis glycosyltransferase → MNISVIIPVYNEEQKIVQTIQAVRKRGRERIGEILVVDADSTDRTVERAQSVGASVVDASQKGRAAQMNYGAQQSQYEILYFLHGDTLPPPGFAKKIIHALRKGIDAGCFQLDFDRNHWLLSFYGWCTQFDINAFRFGDQSLFVHRDVFFTINGFHEDHLVMEDNEIVRRIKKRHVFAILDDTVITSARSYQRVGIVKLQLVFVFIYLLYFLGVEQEYLVSLKHIFLE
- a CDS encoding TonB-dependent receptor, which codes for MKRYAFLLAAILLLPVMVFAQGTTSGSIKGTVVDTEGEPLAGANIVAVHQPTGTQYGTASRPNGRYSFSNVRVGGPYEIQVTFVGFNATKKEVSGINLGETITVNFELEEGETELGEVTVSAQADPIFNSDRTGAKTNISREDIDQTPTLSRSLGDFTRLTPQSTGGGSIGGASDRYNNILVDGATLNDVFGLGEGTPGSQAGVSSPISIDAIQEFNVDIAPFDVTNNGFTGGQVNAVTKSGTNKYTGTAYYQLRNENFAGDYRLPDGTTSTDLDEFREQYFGLSVGGPIIEDKLFFFVNAELKREVAPLRSGLLNSGEPNSFDFPTSTLSQIQSIARNNYSYDPGTFGGTLDQRQDNNKVLAKLDWNINQDHKLTFRYNYVDAMDEEGISRSAGSYSFSNRQYNFNSTQHSFVTELNSSFGNNMSNTFRAVYTRIRDSRDVDAEPFPEVSVSLPFPNKSGFGSIDMGIDRFSQANALDQDLIELTNTFKYIKGDHEFTVGTSNQIFMFKNLFVQDEFGTYEFRSISDFQNGNPFSYNYSYLLPNGNRSANFTGLQLGGYVQDKWSVMDNLTVTYGLRIDVPILPDKPTANPDVANAFPNFRTDRVASGNILWSPRLGFNWRPDLGGDGTTQIRGGAGIFSGTPPFVWISNQYSNTGADYGRVAVNDYNSSALTNGFFSADPNNQPTPGGGSGLSPVSTTEVNLITEDFKYPQSLKLNLAIDQDLPFGITGTLEGIYSKAINAVTYRNINADQVGTSAYGRPLYGSINFNSGFNTASGSISRKDPRFTNALVLDNTDKGYRYTITGELQKQFDWGLNTKVSYSYNRARSVNNGSSSRAISNWQYNENFDVNSPRLGTADYERRHRILANIGYTLSWSERFNTTISVIYDGRSGTPFSWIYDGNANGDTRYDNDLMYVPESSGEVVLTSNNWSKLDEWISSESSLNEYRGEVVPRGSAREPWTNFLDLRINQEIKTVGNQSLEITASMFNVLNFLSDDWGIRRGVSFNNYRAVGFQGYVDQKFISQNPQYNLGSGDVGKPIISFDPHNVTKEEIYNVSDVSSRWQLQFGVRYSF